The following DNA comes from Candidatus Parvarchaeota archaeon.
GGGGGCAATAATAAATATAAGGGGGGAGATTGAGATTACTGGCAGAAAATAGAATTGGCAGCCAGGAAGGTTTGCAGGAGGACTGGATTGTTATGGGCTTTTTTGACCAGGTAATAGATACCCACAGCCAGGACGCCGAAGACTACAAACCCAGAGTTGCCATTATGGGGGTTGGCGGGGGCGGATGCAACACAATTTCCAGGCTTGCAAAAATCGGCATTGCACAAGGCATACCGCTTATGGCGGCAAATACCGACAAAAAGCAGCTAAATGCAATGGCCGACAGGGGAATAAAAAAACTTCTTTTGGGAAAAACGATCACAAGGGGGCTTGGGGCAGGTGGTGACCCGAATTTGGCCCAAAAGGCAGCGCTGAATTCAAAAAAGGCGATTAAAGAGGCGGTTGAAGGAATTGACCTGCTTTTTTTGGCATCAGGAATGGGAGGCGGGACCGGAACCGGCGCAACGCCTGTAATAGCGCAAATTGCCAGGGACATGGACTGCATTGTCTGCGCATTTGTGACCTACCCGTTCAAGCTTGAGCGTGCGCGGCTTGCAAAGGCCAAGAAGGGGATTAACGAGCTTAAGGAAAGTGCCGACACGACAGTTATTATTGACAACAACCGCCTGGCAGAGTATGCCCCGCACGAGCGGATTGAAAAGGCGTTTGCCCTTGTGGATGAAATCACCGCAAAGGCGATAAAGGGGATAACCGACACCATAATGCTTGAGTCGCTGATAAACCTGGATTTTGCCGACCTGAAAAGCGTGCTTGCGCATGGGGGGGTCGGAGCCATACTCATTGGCGAGGGGGCAGGACCGCATTTTGTGGAGGATGCGATTGAAAACACCCTTACAAACAAGCTTTTAGACGTAGACACGACAGGAAGCAGCGGGGCGCTTGTGCACCTGACTGGCGGGCCAGACATGACACTTGGGGATGCAAACGAGCTTGCCTCAAGGCTCACGCAAAAGGTTTCGGATGACGCCTCGGTGATTCTTGGCGCCCGCACAGCCGCCGATTTTTCAAAAAGAGTCGAGGCGATGGCGATTTACACAGGGCTTAAGGACAAGTACACGCTTGGGTAGGTGTGTTGGGTAAATTGGGGATTTAATGGCAACTTCCTGGCAAAAATATTCGTGCGAAATGTAAATTAGAGAAATCTTATTTTGCCAATTTTTTCTTGGTCATTACAAATAAGCCTCAATGCCTATGCCCTTTTGGCTCCGGCTACTAACCCTATATTAAATATTCCTGGCTTAGAAAATAGGCTGGGCTTGTTTTGCAAATCAAATGCAAGGCAGCCAAAGCAGAAAGCCAAGAAGAAAGCAGGGAAATTTGCAAGGGGAAAAATCATGCAGCTAATAATTTGCGAAAAGCCGAAAGTGGCGGAGAAGATAGCATTTGCGCTTGCCGATGATGGAAAGCCCCAGCGGCAGGTCCAAAACGGAGTGGCATATTACAGGCTCAACCGCAGGGGCAATGAAATTGCAGTCGTGCCTGCAGTTGGCCACGTTTATTCCCTGAACGAGAAGGTTAGGACAAGCTCCTATCCTGTATTTGACATATCCTGGCAGCCCTCGTACCAGGTTGACAAGGCAAGCGAATACACAAGGGCATACATAAAAAACATAGAGCAGCTTTCACAAGGCGCAGACGAGATAATATCTGCCTGCGACTATGACATTGAGGGAAGCCTGATTGGCTACAATGCCATCAGGTTTGCCTGCAAAGTCAAGGACATGAAACAGGGCAAAAGAATGAAGTTCTCGGCCCTGACTTCAGATGACCTGGCAGAGGCTTACGAGAACAGGGCGGCACTTGACGTGGAAAATGCGCAGGCTGGCGAGGCGCGCCACATGCTTGACTGGTTTTACGGGATTAACCTGTCCAGGGCCCTGATGAGTGCAATTCGCAGGCGTGGTATCTACAAGATTATGTCAATAGGCAGGGTGCAGGGGCCTGCCCTCTCAATACTTGTGAAAAAGGAGAAGGAGATTGCGGCCTTCAAGCCGACCCCCTACTGGCAGATATTCGGGACTTGCAAAAAAGTCAGGTTTTCGCACGCAAAGGACAGGTTTGCAGTTGAGCAGGAGGCAAAAAAGGCCCTGGAAGAGTCAAGGGAAGAATCCACTGTGGAGGGCATTGAGAAAAAGGAATTTGCGCAGCCAGCGCCAAACCCCTATGACCTCACAAGCCTGCAAGTCGAGGCATACAAGCAATTCAAGTTCAACCCAAGCCTCACCCTTGAGCTTGCACAGACGCTTTATGAGGCCTCCATGATATCTTATCCGAGGACCAGCTCGCAGAAGCTTCCTGAAAAGCTCAACCTGGCAAAAATAATCGGCCAGCTTCAAAGGCAGCAGGCATATGCTGCGCTTGCAGGAAAGCTTGTGCAGGAAAAGAGGTTCAAGCCAAACGAGGGGAAAAAGGACGACCCTGCGCACCCTGCCATACACCCGACAGGGCAGCAAGGGGGAATGGGCGAGCGGGAGGGAAAGCTTTACGACCTGATTGTCAGAAGGTTCCTGGCGACATTTGCGCCTGCGGCAAAAAGGGAGAGCCAGAAGGTAACGCTTCTTTCAGGAACGCAAAAATACGTCACAAGCGGGAACAGGACACTTGTGCAGGGATGGTTTGAGTATTACCTGCCCTACCTGAAGCTTGACGAGACAACGCTTCCGGATTTTGCAAAAGGCGAGAAGGTGCTGCTTGCCGGGCTGAAGCTTGAGCAGAAGATGACACAGCCACCAAAGCGCTACACGCCAGCCTCCATTATAGCCGAGCTTGAGCGGCTTGAACTTGGGACAAAGGCCACGCGGTCGGTAATAATAGACACGCTTTCAAAGCGCGGGTACATAGAAGGCAAGGGGTCGCTTGAAGCAACGCCGTTTGGCCTGTCGGTTTATGAGAACCTGAAAAAAAACGTGTCTGAGATTCTGGATGAGGAGCTGACGCGCACTATTGAAGTTGAGATTGAAAAAATACAGAACAGGGAGCTGGACCAGAAAAAGGTTGTTGAGGATGGAAAGAGGGTGCTTGAGAAGATAATAAAGGAGTTCAAGGGGCATGAAGACCAGGTGGGCCTGGAACTTGTGCAGGGGTTCAGGAAAAAAGAGCACGAGCAAAGCCTCCTGGGCAAGTGCAACAAGTGCGCCGACGGCACGCTTAGAGTAATTCCAACGAGTGCCGGAAAGCAGTTTGTCGGGTGCACAAATTACCCCAATTGCAAAAACATTTTCCCGCTGCCAGGGCAGGCAAAAATTGAGAACCTCAACGCGTTATGCGAAAAGTGCAGCACGCCTAGGGTGCGAGTCATCAGGGCTGCAAGAAAGCCCTTTGAAATGTGCCTTGACCCTTCATGCGAGACAAAGAAAAACTGGGGCAGGCCTCAGGCCATTGTGCAGGCAGTACAAAACCAGCAGGCCGCAATATCGCAGGGGCAGGCCCAGCCCCAAAACAGGCAGGCAGGCCAAACTTCAAGCGGCATTGCCACAAACACAGGCCAGGCGCAGGCACCAAAAGCAACTTTTGACCAAAACATGCCGCAGGCCAAAAGCGGTATTTTTGTCCCTGATGCGCCTGCGGCACAAAAGTCCGCCCAAAAAAAACCACCAAGGAAAAAAACCGCCAAGGCGGGCAATGAAAAAAAAGCTTAAAAAAGGAATAAATAAAAGGTTTAAATATGGGCAGGATAATATTATTGAGGCGACTGGACAATGGAAAAAAATAGACTTTGGTTTTTGGCTTTGGTGTTTGCGTTTTTTGTTGTGATTGCTTTTGCAGGAACACCAAGCGCCGCCTGCACTCCAGGCGTGAAAAACGGCCTGTGCTGCATTGACGGGACGCAAAACGGCGACTGCGGCCAGACTTCTAATTATACGGGATATTACTGCATTGGGCCTGAGTTCACCTTCAAGGCTACAAAGTGCGGTTGCCCGGCCGGATACATCAAGGACCCATCTGACGCAACCGGCGCAAACTGCAAGCTTGCAAAATGCGTGGATGGGACGGCCCTTGGGACATGCTCTACAAGCAAGCCGCTTTACTGCACCTCATCAGGCCAGCTAGAAAACGACTCAACGATTTGCACCTGCCCGGCTGGAATGATACCTTTTGGGACAGGCTGCAAAAAGGCAACCTGCATAGAATCCCCAGGCGTTTGCAATGCAAACCAGACCTGCGATGCTGCAAGCGCAACCTGCAAGCTCAAAAACGGCTGCCAGTACAACAACCCTGCTTGCGCATCAGGAAAAACATGCAACACAAGGACTGGCCAATGCGAGGTTAGGCCAACCGGCTGCGAGTATGGGACTGAGACCTGCACACAAGGAAAAGAATGCAAGAACAACGCCTGTGTTGCAATAAGAAACCAGAGTGCTAATACCGGGGACCAAGACTCGCAGCCTGGCAGCGGGCTTGACAATAGCGATGATGCCGGTGCTGCAGACAGCTCCCAAAGCCCTGCAAAAACAGCGTGCTGCTGCCTGCCTGGATTAGGTTTTATCCTTCTTTTCGGTTTTGTCTACAAGCAAAAAAAACCTAGCCTGCCTGGTGGATTGCAGACTGCATAGGCAAAAGAATTAGGATTTTATCAGGCAGCCGCTAACATGAATACTTATAATTACTGGTGGTGTTAAATTAGAGGTTTTGTGGCCAAGGTGGTGTAGCCTGGTAGCACGGGGGCCTGTGGAGGCTTTTTGGCGGCGGAGCGCCAAAAACCCTGGAAAATGATTTCCTGTGGCAATGCCCGCCAATCCAAATTCCGCATAAAGCCCTTAGCCCGAGTTCAAATCTCGGCCCTGGCCCTACCATAAGGGAACTTTAGTTAATCAGAAGCAATCTCGTGCCTTGTGCACAGAAAAAATATGCACTGCGGCACTCGACTCTCGTGCCTTGTGCACAGAAAAAATATGCACTGCGGCACTCGACCTTGAGGTCTTCAACACCTAGGAGGAACTAGCAATCCACCACATCCCCCTAAGGTTTCACCCCCTCTAGCAATTCACAAGCAACGAAACCAACCGGC
Coding sequences within:
- the ftsZ gene encoding cell division protein FtsZ; the protein is MRLLAENRIGSQEGLQEDWIVMGFFDQVIDTHSQDAEDYKPRVAIMGVGGGGCNTISRLAKIGIAQGIPLMAANTDKKQLNAMADRGIKKLLLGKTITRGLGAGGDPNLAQKAALNSKKAIKEAVEGIDLLFLASGMGGGTGTGATPVIAQIARDMDCIVCAFVTYPFKLERARLAKAKKGINELKESADTTVIIDNNRLAEYAPHERIEKAFALVDEITAKAIKGITDTIMLESLINLDFADLKSVLAHGGVGAILIGEGAGPHFVEDAIENTLTNKLLDVDTTGSSGALVHLTGGPDMTLGDANELASRLTQKVSDDASVILGARTAADFSKRVEAMAIYTGLKDKYTLG
- the topA gene encoding DNA topoisomerase I yields the protein MFCKSNARQPKQKAKKKAGKFARGKIMQLIICEKPKVAEKIAFALADDGKPQRQVQNGVAYYRLNRRGNEIAVVPAVGHVYSLNEKVRTSSYPVFDISWQPSYQVDKASEYTRAYIKNIEQLSQGADEIISACDYDIEGSLIGYNAIRFACKVKDMKQGKRMKFSALTSDDLAEAYENRAALDVENAQAGEARHMLDWFYGINLSRALMSAIRRRGIYKIMSIGRVQGPALSILVKKEKEIAAFKPTPYWQIFGTCKKVRFSHAKDRFAVEQEAKKALEESREESTVEGIEKKEFAQPAPNPYDLTSLQVEAYKQFKFNPSLTLELAQTLYEASMISYPRTSSQKLPEKLNLAKIIGQLQRQQAYAALAGKLVQEKRFKPNEGKKDDPAHPAIHPTGQQGGMGEREGKLYDLIVRRFLATFAPAAKRESQKVTLLSGTQKYVTSGNRTLVQGWFEYYLPYLKLDETTLPDFAKGEKVLLAGLKLEQKMTQPPKRYTPASIIAELERLELGTKATRSVIIDTLSKRGYIEGKGSLEATPFGLSVYENLKKNVSEILDEELTRTIEVEIEKIQNRELDQKKVVEDGKRVLEKIIKEFKGHEDQVGLELVQGFRKKEHEQSLLGKCNKCADGTLRVIPTSAGKQFVGCTNYPNCKNIFPLPGQAKIENLNALCEKCSTPRVRVIRAARKPFEMCLDPSCETKKNWGRPQAIVQAVQNQQAAISQGQAQPQNRQAGQTSSGIATNTGQAQAPKATFDQNMPQAKSGIFVPDAPAAQKSAQKKPPRKKTAKAGNEKKA